In Papaver somniferum cultivar HN1 chromosome 1, ASM357369v1, whole genome shotgun sequence, a genomic segment contains:
- the LOC113306287 gene encoding LOW QUALITY PROTEIN: protein MOR1-like (The sequence of the model RefSeq protein was modified relative to this genomic sequence to represent the inferred CDS: substituted 1 base at 1 genomic stop codon), translating to MSEDEKLLKEAKKLPWEDRLLHKNWKVRNDGNLDLAALCDSITDPKDPRLRDFGPLFRKTVADSNAPVQEKALDALIAYLKAADADVGRYAKEVCDAIVAKCLTGRPKTVEKSQAVFLLWVELEATDVFLDSMEKAIKAKVAKAVVPAIDVMFQALSDFGSKVVPPKRILKMLPELFDHQDQNVRASSKGLTLELCRWIGKDPVKSILFEKMRDTMKKELEAELVNVTSGARPTRKIRSEQDKEPEPEAVSEVVGTGPSEESAADVPQEIDEYELVDPVDILTPLEKSGFWDGVKATKWSERKEAVAELTKLASTKRIAPGDFSEVCRTLKKLITDVNIAVAVEAIQAIGNLASGLRNHFSGSSRFILPVLLEKLKEKKPTVTEALSQTLQAMHKAGCFTLPDVVEDVKTAVKNKVPLVRSLTLNWVTFCIETSNKAVVLKLHKDYVPICMECLNDGTPDVRDASFSVLAAIAKSVGMRPLERSLEKLDEVRKKKLTEMIAGSEGGLVPATASAPASGSGGGISSSETAVVRKSAASMLSGKKPVVQAAAVAKKSGSTKPGASKSGSGQAKPSAVVEHEVVEPADMSLDEIESRLGSLLQADTISQLKSSVWKERLEAIVALKEQVEGLQELDKSAEILIRLLCNIPGWNEKNVQVQQQVIEVITHIAATVSKFPKKCVVLCILGISERVADIKTRVHAMKCLTTFSEAVGPGFVFERLYKIMKDHKNPKVLSEGIAWMVSAVEDFGVLHLKLKDLIDFCKDTGLQSSTAATRNSTIKLIGSLHKFVGPDIKGFMTDVKPALLSTLEAEYEKNPFEGAAAAPKKTVKAVDLASSASTGGLDGLPREDISAKITPTLIKNMGSSDWKVRLESIEAVNKILEEANKRIQPTGTAELFAALRGRLNDSNKNLVMTTLSTVGGVASAMGPAVEKASKGILSDVLKCIGDNKKHMRECTVNALDAWFAAVQLDKMVPYIVGAFAEPKIGAEGKKDLFDWLSKHLSGMNESSDAVQLLKPAAIALTDKSSEVRKAAEACIVEVVRVSGQEVVTKTLRDIRGPAVALILERLNPSAAFQETFEPAKGTSTGGASKNSSKIGKSASNAPGDRGKHASKGSSLRAVPVKGSRPESVASVHDLALQSQALFNIKDSNKEERERMVVRRFKFEELRLEQIQDLENDFMKYFREDLHRRLLSTDFKKQVDGLELLHKTLPSSAKDMVELLDILLKWFVLRFCESNTTCLLKVLEFLPELFDALKDEGYHLTESEAAIFLPCLMEKSGHNIAQVREKMRELTKQIASLYSASKLFPYILEGLRSKNNRSRIECVDLIGFLMDAHSAEISGQLKSLQLVAALTSERDGELRKAALNTMAIAYKNLGKCLFQFSLNNFFXGLAREMDKRKEGKPGEARAALRRSVRDNGADVAEQSGEILSRSVSGQVFARESIVHADPHVDRHISPRSLVTPNGPTDWNEALDIILYGSPEQSVEGMKVVCHELAVATNDPESPAMDDLVKDADKLVSCLATKVAKTFNFSLAGASSRSCKYVLNTLMQTFQNKRLAHAVRESTLDSLITELLLWLLDERVPLMDDGSQLLKALNVLMLKILDNAERTSSFVVLINLLRPLDPSRWPSPASTETFAARNHKFSDLVVKCLIKLTKVLQSTIYDVDLDRILQSIHVYLQGLGMEEIRRRAGADDKPLRMVKTVLHELVKLRGTAIKGHLSMVPIDMEPQPIILAYIDLNLQTLAAARMLTPSGPVGQTHWGDSTNNSPSPATNSSDAQLKQELAAIFKKIGDKQTCTIGLYELYRITQLYPKVDIFSQLQNASEAFRTYIREGLAQMEKNAAAGRTPSSVPMSTPPPVALNLSSPKYAPLSPLHTQSINESKSLNVRQDSLPPPHIEDVRAGNLRSTISDPSEMRQNMMDDRNDRFQSGVSSGTLDAIRERMKSIQLAAASGNPDPGNRQFTYMNGNNMTRGLHTQDPHSESDPVDQHDFSVHQTPVLPMDEKALSGLQARMERLKSGTLEPL from the exons GATTCGATGGAGAAAGCAATTAAGGCTAAAGTTGCTAAAGCAGTTGTTCCAGCTATTGATGTCATGTTTCAAGCTTTAAG CGACTTTGGGTCTAAAGTTGTCCCTCCTAAAAGAATTTTGAAGATGTTACCTGAACTTTTTGACCACCAAGATCAGAATGTCCGCGCGTCTTCTAAAGGACTGACACTTGAGCTGTGTCGTTGGATTGGAAAAGATCCAGTAAAGTCAATTTTGTTTGAAAAAATGCGCGACACCATG AAAAAAGAACTGGAGGCGGAGCTTGTCAATGTTACATCGGGAGCTAGGCCGACAAGAAAGATAAG ATCTGAGCAAGACAAGGAGCCAGAACCAGAAGCAGTGTCTGAAGTTGTTGGTACCGGACCTTCTGAAGAATCGGCTGCTGATG TTCCCCAAGAAATAGATGAGTATGAACTTGTTGATCCTGTTGATATTCTTACTCCATTAGAGAAGTCCGGGTTCTGGGATGGAGTG AAAGCTACCAAGTGGTCGGAAAGGAAGGAGGCTGTGGCAGAGCTAACTAAGCTTGCTTCAACAAAAAGAATTGCTCCTGGTGATTTTAGTGAAGTTTGCCGTACCCTCAAGAAG CTTATTACCGATGTAAATATTGCTGTAGCAGTTGAAGCTATCCAAGCTATTGGAAACCTTGCAAGCGGACTACGAAATCATTTTTCTGGAAGCTCACGTTTCATTTTGCCAGTTTTGCTT GAAAAACTTAAAGAAAAGAAACCAACTGTAACAGAAGCTCTCAGTCAGACCCTCCAAGCTATGCACAAAGCTGGGTGCTTTACTCTTCCAGATGTTGTTGAAG ATGTTAAGACAGCTGTAAAAAACAAAGTTCCTCTTGTTCGTTCCTTAACTTTGAATTGGGTCACATTTTGTATTGAAACAAGCAACAAGGCTGTGGTTCTGAAATTGCACAAGGATTACGTTCCCATATGTATGGAG TGTCTGAATGACGGAACCCCAGATGTTAGAGATGCATCTTTTTCCGTGTTGGCAGCAATTGCTAAG TCTGTTGGAATGAGACCTTTAGAAAGATCATTGGAAAAACTTGACGAGGTTAGGAAAAAGAAGCTTACCGAAATGATTGCGGGTTCAGAAGGTGGCCTTGTTCCTGCTACAGCCTCAG CTCCAGCATCAGGATCAGGTGGGGGCATCTCATCTTCAGAG ACTGCAGTTGTTCGAAAATCAGCTGCAAGCATGCTGAGTGGGAAGAAACCGGTCGTTCAAGCTGCT GCGGTTGCTAAGAAGAGTGGTTCAACGAAGCCGGGAGCCAGCAAGAGTGGAAGTGGACAGGCGAAACCCTCTGCAGTAGTTGAACATGAAGTTGTTGAG CCTGCAGATATGAGTCTAGATGAAATTGAGAGCAGATTAGGTTCCCTGTTGCAAGCAGATACGATTTCTCAATTAAAGAGTAGTGTATGGAAGGAACGACTGGaag CAATTGTTGCTCTGAAAGAGCAAGTAGAAGGTCTTCAAGAACTTGACAAGTCAGCCGAGATTTTGATTCGTTTGCTGTGTAATATTCCTGGGTGGAATGAGAAAAATGTTCAG GTTCAGCAACAGGTTATTGAAGTCATTACGCATATAGCTGCCACAGTATCAAAATTCCCAAAAAAATGTGTTGTGCTTTGCATTCTTG GTATAAGTGAGCGTGTAGCAGATATTAAGACCCGAGTTCATGCAATGAAGTGTCTTACTACTTTCTCAGAGGCAGTTGGTCCTGGATTTGTTTTTGAGAGA CTGTATAAAATAATGAAAGACCACAAGAATCCTAAGGTTCTCAGTGAAGGAATTGCATGGATGGTATCTGCAGTCGAAGACTTTGGTGTTTTGCATTTAAAGTTAAAG GACTTGATTGATTTCTGTAAAGACACTGGACTGCAGTCAAGTACGGCTGCCACAAGAAATTCAACTATTAAGCTGATTGGTTCATTACATAAATTTGTTGGCCCAG ATATCAAAGGGTTTATGACTGATGTGAAGCCCGCACTTCTTAGCACACTCGAGGCAGAGTACGAAAAGAATCCATTCGAG GGTGCTGCGGCTGCTCCTAAAAAAACAGTGAAGGCAGTAGACTTGGCGTCATCTGCATCTACTGGTGGTTTGGATGGTCTACCTCGTGAGGATATTAGCGCAAAAATAACTCCTACTCTAATAAAGAACATGGGCAGCTCTGACTGGAAG GTCCGTTTGGAATCGATTGAAGCAGTCAATAagattttggaagaagccaaTAAGCGCATACAACCTACTGGAACTG CGGAGTTATTTGCTGCTCTTAGAGGCCGGCTAAATGACAGTAACAAAAACTTAGTGATGACAACCTTGTCAACTGTTGGAGGGGTTGCATCTGCAATGGGCCCGGCAGTTGAAAAGGCTAGCAAG GGTATTTTATCAGATGTTCTGAAATGCATTGGTGACAATAAAAAACACATGAGGGAATGCACTGTGAATGCCTTAGATGCCTGGTTTGCAGCTGTCCAACTTGATAAGATG GTCCCATACATTGTTGGAGCTTTTGCTGAACCAAAGATAGGCGCGGAAGGCAAAAAAGATCTTTTTGATTGGTTATCAAAGCATCTTTCTGGAATGAACGAATCATCTGATGCTGTGCAACTATTGAAACCAGCTGCAATTGCTCTGACG GATAAATCATCAGAAGTTCGGAAAGCTGCAGAAGCATGTATTGTTGAAGTTGTCAGAGTTTCTGGACAAGAAGTA GTGACCAAGACATTGAGAGATATACGTGGACCTGCTGTAGCTCTGATTCTTGAACGACTCAACCCATCTGCAGCATTCCAAG AAACATTTGAACCTGCAAAAGGAACTTCAACTGGTGGTGCATCAAAAAATAGTTCAAAGATTGGAAAATCTGCCTCGAATGCTCCAGGAGATCGTGGGAAGCATGCCAGCAAAGGCAGTTCTTTG AGAGCTGTTCCTGTTAAGGGTTCCAGGCCTGAATCCGTTGCTTCTGTTCACGATCTTGCCTTACAGTCTCAGGCTTTGTTCAATATCAAAGACTCAAACAAG GAAGAGAGGGAGAGAATGGTTGTACGCAGATTTAAATTTGAGGAACTTCGATTGGAGCAAATTCAAGATCTCGAG AACGATTTCATGAAGTACTTCAGGGAAGACCTTCACAGACGACTTCTGAGCACAGACTTCAAAAAACAAGTTGATGGGCTTGAATTGTTACACAAG ACTCTTCCATCCAGTGCCAAGGACATGGTCGAACTTCTTGATAtacttttgaaatggtttgttCTGCGGTTCTGTGAGTCGAACACAACATGCTTGTTGAAG GTACTGGAGTTCTTACCTGAATTATTTGATGCACTGAAAGATGAGGGTTATCATCTGACTGAATCAGAAGCAGCAATTTTTCTTCCATGTCTAATGGAGAAG TCGGGACATAATATTGCTCAGGTGCGAGAAAAAATGCGAGAGCTGACAAAGCAAATTGCTTCCCTGTATTCTGCATCAAAGCTGTTTCCTTATATTTTGGAGGGTCTGCGCTCCAAAAACAACCGGTCTCGGATAGAATGTGTTGATCTCATTGGTTTCTTGATGGATGCTCATAGTGCCGAG ATAAGTGGTCAATTAAAATCTCTGCAACTTGTTGCGGCTCTGACGTCAGAACGAGATGGTGAACTTAGGAAAGCTGCTTTAAATACCATGGCAATTGCTTATAAAAATCTCGGTAAATGCCTATTCCAGTTTtctttaaataattttttttgaggtTTA GCCCGAGAAATGGACAAGAGGAAAGAGGGAAAACCTGGCGAAGCTAGAGCAGCCTTGAGACGTTCTGTCAGGGATAACGG GGCAGATGTTGCGGAGCAGAGTGGAGAAATTCTGTCTCGATCAGTTTCAGGACAAGTTTTTGCTAG GGAAAGCATTGTCCATGCTGATCCTCATGTGGACAGGCATATATCACCGCGTTCACTTGTAACTCCTAATGGACCAACGGACTGGAATGAAGCTTTGGATATTATATTATATGGTTCTCCTGAGCAG TCTGTTGAAGGCATGAAAGTTGTTTGCCATGAGCTGGCAGTTGCAACAAATGATCCTGAAAGCCCTGCAATGGATGATCTTGTCAAAGACGCTGATAAACTTGTATCCTGCTTGGCGACTAAGGTTGCCAAGACCTTTAACTTTAGTCTGGCAGGGGCTTCTTCCCGATCATGTAAATATGTTCTGAACACCCTCATGCAG ACGTTTCAGAACAAAAGACTTGCCCATGCGGTAAGAGAGAGTACCCTCGACAGTCTCATCACTGAGCTTCTTCTTTGGCTTTTAGATGAAAGGGTTCCATTGATGGATGACGGAAGCCAGCTTCTGAAAGCATTGAATGTCTTGATGCTAAAGATTCTG GATAATGCAGAAAGAACATCATCCTTTGTTGTGCTGATTAATTTATTGCGTCCTTTGGACCCTTCAAGATGGCCATCACCAGCGTCGACAGAGACCTTTGCTGCAAGGAATCATAAGTTCTCAGACCTAGTTGTTAAATGTCTGATCAAGTTGACCAAA GTTCTTCAGAGTACGAtatatgatgttgatcttgaccGCATTCTTCAAAGCATCCATGTATATCTGCAAGGACTAGGGATGGAAGAAATCAGAAGAAG AGCTGGAGCTGACGACAAACCACTGAGAATGGTCAAAACTGTGTTACATGAACTAGTTAAGCTTCGTGGGACGGCAATTAAAGGTCATCTTTCTATGGTTCCAATCGACATGGAACCCCAACCCATCATTCTTGCTTACATTGACCTTAATCTTCAG ACTCTTGCTGCAGCCAGGATGTTAACACCGTCAGGCCCTGTTGGCCAAACTCATTGGGGCGATTCTACGAACAATAGTCCTTCACCTGCTACAAATTCTTCTGATGCACAGCTTAAG CAAGAACTTGCTGCAATATTTAAGAAGATTGGAGACAAGCAGACTTGCactattggtttgtatgaattatacCGAATTACTCAACTATACCCCAAG GTTGATATATTTTCCCAGCTTCAGAATGCGAGCGAGGCATTCCGGACATACATAAGAGAAGGGTTAGCTCAG ATGGAAAAGAATGCTGCTGCTGGAAGAACACCTTCAAGTGTACCAATGTCAACGCCTCCTCCAGTTGCCTTAAATCTTTCTTCTCCGAAGTATGCACCCCTGTCACCATTACATACACAGTCCATAAATGAGTCAAAATCTCTAAATGTGAGGCAAGACTCTCTACCACCTCCTCATATCGAGGATGTCAGGGCTGGCAATTTAAGAAGCACTATATCTGATCCTTCAGAGATGCGGCAAAATATGATGGATGACAGAAATGACAGATTCCAATCTGGAG TATCAAGTGGGACACTGGATGCAATCAGAGAAAGAATGAAAAGCATTCAGTTGGCAGCTGCTTCAGGGAACCCAGACCCTGGGAACAGGCAATTTACGTATATGAATGGTAACAATATGACCCGCGGACTACATACTCAAGATCCCCACAGTGAGTCAGACCCGGTTGATCAACACGACTTCTCCGTCCATCAAACACCGGTTTTACCAATGGATGAAAAAGCATTATCTGGGCTCCAAGCCCGGATGGAGAGGCTTAAAAGTGGAACCCTGGAACCGTTATAG